A region of the Parasteatoda tepidariorum isolate YZ-2023 chromosome 7, CAS_Ptep_4.0, whole genome shotgun sequence genome:
gcaaATATTAATGCTATGATCTTAAACAATTCCTAATGGAAAgcaataatgcaaaaaaaaaatttttttataaatacagaaaaaatttttttggtactTTTCCATTTCACCGGGTCcaacagtggactgatcgtaaagacacggttcccagtaaaACACCGAAATCAAGCTTCATTGGCCGTGATCAACAAGCGGGGGGGGGGACCGCTTTGATCAGCATTCatagggatcgagggtgtgcggtattggttcacgttaaactgttctaccgtaaagtgcttgacttcacGAGCAGGTCATCAAGCTACAAAAGCAGGGGCGCCGTCCCTTCTGTAGACACGCAcgactatttaaaaataataataataaaaaaataaaaaaaatactaaaaactatttacatttcATCTTTAGACACTATTAACATCAACACTCGCCAATAATTACGCCAATATTTATGTAAACCTAAGATACCCAGTCACTCTATATCATTTAAGACACGATGCACTAATGATAGCGATTCTGTTTGGATAGCTGTATTTGCTTATCGATTCAGAATAAAACATTCCTCTGTAATgaattaaactttcattttcgttgaaaaatatcacttaaattcttttttaaaatttcaatttctaaaatattaaaaattagagtcaattttgtataaaaaagttaagataCTTTGAATCAGAAACTTTGTTACCACTCTACTTTATCGTCTGTACTAGAGAATAAAACTTTTACgtgtgtttcttaaaaaaagagtcGGTTTTACGGTTTCTCCGGCCGACacgtttatgtttatttttaagtaatatgttAACATTGAtctctaaatattatatttattaaccgtatttaaaattaacgagTATGATACCAtctattttaatagtattattaCAAAGTATTATACCTGTGGTAAGTAATCTACCGCCCTGTCAAGTAAATATGACAACAAACTAAACTGCTAGCTTTATAAATACCTTACATATGGTTTGTGCCGTAATCATAAAAgcttaatatttcagttttatgatgttttatatttatgatataaattctttccctgatttttctaaatattgtttactcctcatttgcataaaatgaaTATCTTTGGTACCCTGAGAAAAACGGGAGTGAATTTTATGTGACCGGATTTCATCACGTTTTCCTGTTAACATCTTTCATTCTACTCTTTATATGTAATTCCCTTTCAGTCTTATGATGCTActgatttttgttgaaaaatatgctATAGATATTTCCTGAAAATATTACTGATCTTTAGATTCTGTAATAGTAATACTAATGACCAATAATACTTGTGTTAAGTATTTTGTGATTAGCTGATCACAAATAAagtgaactttttttaagtaaacaaaatggccatgacttaaaaaaaaggtgaatttACCTGGCCAGCCAAACCAAAAAGTTCTTAGTTTTGTTAAATCAGGGGTATTTCTGTATCATGATCTGTTGAGCCAACTACAATTGCCAagatgccaaatagatttttgcaaaatattttgagattgcaaatttaaaaaaaaacatgtaaattatTGCTCAGGGCTGGTTACGAGTTATACTTTACAAGTTAGTCCCtttctgtgatattttttttctttctagtttctagtttttctctctctctgccCGAAAGTTGGAGGTAACACACATCACAAACAGAAATCTCTCCTCAAAATCTGcaatgttttaatgaaaaacttagGCCATGATTTATTATTAGGAGAAACTTTTAACTGCCATTTTTAGGAAGATTTGGATCACTATATCAAAGAAGCCACCaacaaaacacaaaactgattgacccttttcttttattttttttttccaatctttGTTCTCGCAGGTCAGGGAGAGcggagaattttattttaactctaaaaataagagaaagctTCATTTTTAACCTGTAAAATTCCTACATCTTACCTGGAAAATAAACAGTCTTAGAATTGTCAGTcatcagttattgagattcaatttaaataattctaacaattatttggaaaaattggggaattttttttttcctttctgaaattaaatggaAACCTTGACAATCAAAAAGGTGCAATTCTTTTTGCCAAACCCCAGGCAAACTACTAggttttacatatattttaaaagttattccaaGTACAAACATCTGCACTTTATAAATACTGATGAAGTTTGAAGCTGAAATATCCACCATTCTTAGGAAAATGTTCCTTTTAATCTCTAAACaatgttttcactacagcgcgagaatcttgcatatttttttcatttctcgaaataaaaaattattaacgcgAGAAGTTCACgcactctattaatcaatttcaaaatgtgccaattttggaaaaaatttcgtcttttgccattttgaataaaatctgtttcacttttctttcttgatctttcattattcTGAACATCTGTCcttgttatctagcttccctatttaccagtattgttcagaaccagTGCGAACAACAGAACACCCCCCCAAACCacaaaacccctttcagaacacatttctcagCAACCACGTGTTCACCGTAGGTAAGGtatcttcatgtaagacgtttacattttttgtgCATGAATGTAAGATGGACTAATACCTTCTTAAGGCGACATCTTCTACTCAGtaacggacaaatgaaaattaaacaaatgtcggtagaaacgaaacaaatacggatatttttcagccaaataagtataatagctgatgaaaaagtagatatagaactTATTCCATATATGTAGCAAAAATATCCAATTAGAAgatcttaaaaatgtattataattaaagaaataatttttttccaagtctattcgtgatttttaatttttagaaatctcacttaactttttgaaatctcaccctgtttttgagaaagggtgagaaattctctcccattttttttctgtaatgaaaacactgtctaaatttaaaaggatttcttttttaaaacttgaatttataATGTTCTAGTGAAGCtatcaattaaagtttttaaaaaaaatcaattttcgtattttatgTTTGATCATTTTAGGAGATATTTGGAAACTGGTgcttgttcaaaaatataatatagtgGCTTGTCTACAGGTGGCCATTAAATCCTAGTTTTACATTTTCAGTTTGCCttattctgtgatttttttttcttcttcattctCCTGTGAAAACTTGTTGAATGCTGCAAAACTTGTTGAATGTGGCTATCTTGACTTCGATACTGACATAGAAGTCTTTCATTATAATAACTcaaatgatttcaataaaaaaagtgtggcaatttaaataaacagccatacattaaaaaaaagacatttaatgaTAGAACTAAAGCAATGCAGAAAGAGAATTTGTCCAATGtcaccattcaaaattttgattctttagaATCTATCAATTTGAGTTAGAAGGATTCACatgcagtgttttcatcatagaaaaaaaaaatgagtgagaATTTcccaccctttctcaaaaacagtgtgagatttcaaaaagttaagtgagatttctaaaaattaaaaaaacacaaactcttgaagaaaatcatttctttaattataatacatttttaacgtcttctattttttaaagcattgaatatttttggtgcatcatcatagaatATTTTGCCTTTTGAAGGTATTTGGCCATCTTACATAAGtgcatacaaaatttgaacgtcttatatgaagaaaccttacctaagGTAAACACTTGGTtacagagaaatgtgttctgataGGGGTTCCGTGGTTGTGGATTGTGGTTCCgtggttttcaaaactattgaataaatgaaatttttaattaaatacttgtcTATAGTGttcattaaacttttgtttcttcattattaattttgttaaagtaaTAACTTAACACtctaataacttaattaattttagttgtttatGACTCATGGTGCTGATGCAAAAGCAGTTAGTCTCactgaagataattttgatCAATATGTCAgtgagtattttttatttcattcgtttgtatttatcattagatcaagtagagtgtataaaaattattattctacatcattgtcatttctttttcagaaaaccATGAGCTGGTGTTCCTTAATTTCTATGCAGATTGGTGTAGATTTAGTCAGATGCTAGGACCTATTTTTGATGAAGCTGCTGAACAAATAGCTAAAGACTATGTGAGCATAACTAATTTCATAATAGATGTGTTATACTGaaacattttacttattaaagatCATTGGTCTCTTATTTAGCAATgtcaagagtttaaaaattgaaaaaataacctATTTCTTTTTCTCCAGGTGTTGAAAGTTAATTGATAATACTAATTCCAATGCATTTTCACTTATCTATATCAGGTCTACTTGTCTATATCAGGTTATTTGCTTAAACAAAAGGTTAATAAACTGAATTTTgggaaattaaaatacaaatatcttatttttacagttatgaTGAAATATAAAAGTTGGCGACTGTAACTTAGACCGTAAGCAGGGTTaccactccacagggaaaacttagaaaatataggaaatttaaaaatcacctacaACAACAGgaaaaatgcagggaattttgatttttttatttacaaactggGTAAagacagggaattttgtttatttttgtcttttagaaaAGGGTAATCAATCAAAGTGGAATttatgggatatttaaggatatttcagctatattaaactagttcatttactatagcatcatttgttttaagtatgttcagtTGTTCTTTTTTCCCTTaagttttttcagcaattataactGGTTTAGTTAGCCCAATACAGCTCAAAAAAGAGCACAGTGATTGTGTTTTTCCCCTTAATTTATtctgtacagggaaaacacagggaatttgttttccagatttgagtggcaacccttataacataaaactgaaaatctAAAAAACCAAAACGGTGTgcctttattttatatcaattgctgaatattattttatagtggTCCTAGTCAGATTTCAGCAATCCAGGATGTAAGAGCTGCCACTAATTTGGAATCctgtttttgacattttatgcaaattgttactgtaaactaaaaatttttacactttactTGATATGATATCAATGAAAAATAGATATCAATGGCAAATATAATTAGAAGTCTTTAATGTATGTGCTGCTTTAGTATATGTCTCAATTACTTAATATATCAGATACCACACAATATTTGTTGACATagtggttttaaatttataacaataaaaaaaatttgaattgcataTTTCCACTTtcacaaaaatcataaattgaaactatacgttttttatttatatatttatttattattattgtttattttttttacatagaagttaattttcaattaaatgtttgtttgtttttggtCNGACTggtatctttttttattcatcaaaaagtaatttttttttcttcatatatatatatatatatattttaagataaatttgaagaaaaaagatattctactttaatttaatcatctacctacttttactataaattatcaaatctgACGatactccatttttttaatactagtacgtaacaataattaattataaatgattacataTTTATTCTTTGCTTATGAGAATATATAGGTTTGAGAAACTGATTTGTTACTTCAGCTGTTTTGCGGCGATTTTTCTAAGTCCGTGGTTTTCATTGAgctcaattatttaattatattttggttACAAACATTTCATTATGTTTCTTCGTTTGTTCTTTTATAGAATATTCCATTATCCATTTTATgcaatcgaaatttaaaatctgtttttaaaaagctaaactgacaatttatgtattattacttttaggatgtcaaaaaagttttgtttggaAAAGTGGATTCTGTTAGTGAGTGTAAGTCGTAAAatgatttgattatttatttttaatgtgaatattTGACAACTCTTTAACTTTCAATGACAAAAGTGCCTCTGtctattaaatttctattcaataataatgaattacagTAAAACCTCCAGGAAAGACCACCACTGTGTACCGGCCTCCATTTTCggcaagtaatttttttatagactccctaaagaaacaatttttttttaggatgaACCATCAAAACCTTTCTTAGCTTCTGGGCAAACCCCTGCCCCAAATGCGGAAAAGCTCAAATTAGGAAGCGCAAAAACAATTCCTGCaatcttaacaaaaaatattaatgtatcaTATAAGTAGTTTAAAGTGTATTCAAAGTATTTGTGTTAGACAATGCTatctatgatttattttaactgtcaCGAAATTGTAATTTTCACTGTGATGTTACtactttgaattaaattttaaaaaaaaacatatttaaaaaagtgagcATCTCATACAAACAAGCCTTTTctcatctttaaaatattttttctgatttaaaattaaaggcaagctttaagaaacataattgttttgttttttttaaaaaacagttttgtcatttataattggtaaatttgtttttactttttacatgtTGTAGGGGTCATTTTTATGCATGGATGTGGTTTTCATGACGACAACACAAGTGGCATTTctgcaccaagaaaatgacactaagtaaaattaaaatcgtgtgtgaaaaatcatgtacctttGATAATAGTTTGAAATCAATGGAGGTAACACCTAAGAATGACCATTTTATTGTGGTTCAGAGACTGGTCGCTCCCGATAggtttcactttatttatattttgtaaattataaaagtaagttaaattaaagaaaaaattatgttggaaaataaataacaatagtataatcttttttctttaataaaaatttttgcatatagGCAAGTTTTATGatcatgatttttatatttaaaaattactgtggaatttaaacaaaaataatgtaatagaaCATAGTGTTTtgcaagatttaaatttaaatccaacTAACAAAAACTCTCCttttattataatctttttttttgttaacacaTATCAGTTTATTTTGTGATATATATACATGCAAATGTACACATATTTGTAATGGTGACTCTTTTAATATTCCTTATCAATGTAATAAATGATTCTCTTTTGTAGCAAATCTTGCTCAAAGGTTTAAGATTTCTAAGTATCCAACTTTGAAACTGCTTAGAAATGGGAAACTGATGAAACGTGAATATCGTGGCCAGAGATCCTTAGAAGCCCTCGTTGAACATATAAGAGATTTGATGAAAGATCCAGTGAAAGAGTTGGAAACAGTTGAAGACATCCAAAATGTTGATGTAAGCTTACATATTTAATAGGCATATATAGTTTACTTATGTAGTCTTAGTTTTTCCAAAAAGCTCAGAATTGGAGCATTTTTGGTTATGCAAGTTTCAGCAAATAGTTTTGAGAACACTATACCCCAAGAGTAACTTTGAATGACATATTCTGTTTAACCTCCAATAGGTGAATTCAGGTAATTGGAGAATACatcataaagtttcaaatgctggaaaaaacattttcgaaattaaacCAAATTAGGACTAGAGTTAAGAGTATATTTCTTAATTCTCAAATTAAGACTGTTTCTTAATTAGGAGTcctaattatttacttttgaactTGCAAACTTACTAAACATTTTGCAACATTTGCTTAATTTCCAAAATCTCTAACCGTGAACTACCGGTATACCTGTAGAACCAATAAATTCTGGGCTCCACTGTGATTGTAAATGAGAGTTAACtgctgataaaattattatttattttatatcaggtTTGAgcaattgaaaagtaatttagaattaatcagagataaaaattttatttatgaatatatgcaatatttttgatgtattCATGAACCTTGagcaaaaagttatattttttggtACAGCAGTTTTAGGTAAAACTGGGAATCtattgtgtatatatatttcaaagttattgatgctctttttctttaaaaaatattaattttaagcatttgttGAACTTcagtagtatttaaattttttcccaaataccatttttttatatatatatataaattactgttaaaagatacttcattttataaattaacaacttGATggctaataaattttgattttatcttcAAATAACTAATTAGTGTCCTTTCAAataaactctaattttttttttcattttttatttatctctgtAATTATTGCATTGTAACTTATATCTGACATTATTGTATAGcccattatttatttctgtaggccaacaaaagaaaagttgttATTTATATCCCAGATAAAAGCTTGCACGAATATGATGTCTACTTAAAAGTTGCCATGGATTTAAGAGATGACTGccaattttatattgttaaggGGTAAGtaaatcataaaattgttttaattttccagttaactttaatttcttttgacgCCCGGTGGGTAAGAGGTAGCGCTTCACGCTGTCGTTCCACAGGTCCCTGTTTCGATCCTCgtgccgggcaaggttgactcagcctttcatcccttcagtgggtcgataaatgagtaccaagcatgtttggggactaaacactgggggttccgcgttcggctgaccacctgaccggaacatctgctcctgcaccccagagcccaaggtcaagaaaattgAGATGGGCACGGTAGActttggccctctatgggctgtcgcgccgctgagtttagagttttcatttctttagcttttttataatttaattatgattcaTTTCCACctcttccagaaaaaaaatcataaaactttatgttctttttgaaatattttatgttttttgaacCTGTAGTTGATTTCACAAAAGTTCGAAGTAAAGAAAAGATTCATTTTCAAGTTAAATTCTGAACAGTGAAgagtagataaaaaatattaaaaaattcagggTGAATAGAAGAGTTTCATTCTGTACTTAGTCAGCAAAAGTACTGAATATATATAGAATATGAACAGTATACTAGATTCCTATTGTGTATTggaactattgttttttttacctgaaacaaagcaatgaaaaaaattacaaaatcatcCAAAAATAATGCACTAATAAAAGATGATCTGCAATGCTTCTATGAAGCAAAGAGAAGATTCATTTTCAAGTTAAATTCTGAACAGTGAAgagtagataaaaaatattaaaaaattcagggTGAATAGAAGAGTTTCATTCTGTACTTAGTCagcaaaaatactgaatatatatAGAATATGAACAGTATGCTAGATTCCTATTGTGTATTGgaactattgtttttattttttttacctgaaacaaaacaatgaaaaaattacaaaatcatcCAAAAATAATGCACTAATAAAAGATGATCTGCAATGCTTCTATGAGTCTCATATGTGTTTGAATGTGGGCAAATCTTGTACATTCCATTATAGTtctcattcattaaaattgttttgagagAAGCACAATATTATGCAAATTGTATTTCTTATTGTcataaaactgttttcttttgaTAGGCCTTTGGGTGAGTCTTCTATATCACcagaaaagaaagcaaaaattatatttagccCATCAAAATCTAAAGTGAGTAATTATTcttgattaattaataattattagttaattgatatttttcacaaaaacattAGCATGTTTAAGgtttgtttataaattgtaaCATAATATGTTAAAATCTAATGGTTGGTCAAATGTTAAAGAtcattcttcctttttttaataataataattttttccactgTCTGTGATTTAATTAGACACTTCTCCCTTCTAATTTCTTATATTGCAAATACTAAATCATTCCTTCAGTTaattaaactacatttaaaatattttatacaggtAGGTGCAAACGATGAAGAATACATTGGTGTTTACCAAAGTTATGATGAGTTAAGCGCTTGGAGCACAAACAGATGTATTCCATTAGTAAgagaaataacttttgaaaatgctGAGGTATAATAAGAACTTTTCATACATATAACCTTGATTTTATAGGGATGCCACTTAAtgcagattttttataaatcgaatgtatagttaaaactatgtaaaaatatactatatgtagccatatatatgtatatataagtGAGAGCTAATTTTCAGAACAGAATCTGTtacttttgtactttttaactttacaaTCTAATCAAGAACAATACCAGTtagttacaattttattaaattgaactcATTCAGCAATATGGCATAGTTTGTTTTTATGAGAtactttttttgtactttttagcCCATAAAATTGACTACAATTTAGGGgctctttaaaatttactgcattaaaaaaatatagagtcTTGAGTGAATTTAATGATTagaatgtaaatataaaagatgtaaatataattgaaatctttgaaacAGTCAGAGTTATAATCAATGGATCTAGGCCACCGACAACGTCAACTGTCATCTATCTATAGGTACCTcctgatagaatcaagttaacacgtcttatatactagtgaataattgtagtggtacaTTTTACAATTCTACACTACAATACTCCCCCACTAGAATTTTATCTGGGATAGAATTCGACGAGTGGATATCACTaattgattcattgctgttatGTGAGATGTCGGAAGAGCTGTGTTAACCCTTTCTAAGGCCGTGGTATGTATACTTGCCACCAATTTGAAATGTCCATTGTGaactatttaaccatttttaatttgacttttcatttgttaataactttagATCTGATTAAACACTTTTGAATGAATTTAGTGACCATATgccaattttgaaaacatttaaagcactataatatgaataattccTTTTGCAGTTTGTAgtactaacaaatttttttgttttttaaataaaaaaataaaagtcttgCTTACTTTCTTAATAAAGACCTAATGAACCGTAATATCTCCAAATAGtggctttaaattaattttatctgataggctaaatgagtttttttttcttttataaatttcaattccgaaaatattttaatttacatttactgGGATTAAATGACCCTTTAAAGGGTTAAGATCACCAGACTTTTAAAACTGGTGGtaagagctgtattaagatcatcGAACTTTGAACACTAGTCTTAATTGTTGTATTAAGGTTACGATTGTGTGCATGGTCACTCCTATgttgttcttaaaatttcagtGTGTTCATGCCGccattgtgttttttttttagattgagtagcaacagcacgaagacaatgtcgcagtcacaaacAGCAAGTCAACTATTCACCTAACTAGGTGTGTTTAAATCCAAGTGGGCATTTCAGTTGAGGTATGCGTAATGATTGAGGCAGACATGTTTGGATCACGTCCGCAAGTCACCCATGTAGATTTTGGCTACTGACAATCTTAACCGTCTAAAGGTACTTCCAGATAGGATCGAATTaacatgccttatatactagtgaattggaattgaataATTATGGTGTTAGCTACGCTACAAATCACGAAATAGATGACAGAGTCATTTAGCTATTTAGGTTCtattgtagataaaaaaaaaggtggaaGTAGTGAAGATATTAGACAGAGAATAATCAAAGCAAGAACATGTTTTAAgggattacataaattttggagagagtcaaatattgaaataaagacaaaaatagttgtttacaAAGCTATTGTTAGAGCAGTACTATTATATGGCGCAGAAACCTGGAAACAGACTAAgatcgaaatacaaaaattagaaacctttcaaaacaaatgtttaagatttatttttaaaattttctggcctTGCAAAGTATCAagtcaaaatcttttaaagaaagctaaaataaaaacaatagaagatgaaattaaaaaactaagatGGAGCTGGCTCGGACATATCCTTAGAATgtccaaagaaaaaattacatctgttgcgcttacatgggcccctgatggtaaagaacaagaggaagacctagacttaccatccagcgcatgtttttgggcaaattaaaagaatgttgAATATCTGGCTGGGAGGAAGCAAGATCTTTTGCTAGAGACAGGAGGTGTTGGAGGGATAT
Encoded here:
- the LOC107438906 gene encoding endoplasmic reticulum resident protein 44 isoform X2 translates to MIPSILIVLLQSIIPVLFMTHGADAKAVSLTEDNFDQYVKNHELVFLNFYADWCRFSQMLGPIFDEAAEQIAKDYDVKKVLFGKVDSVSESNLAQRFKISKYPTLKLLRNGKLMKREYRGQRSLEALVEHIRDLMKDPVKELETVEDIQNVDANKRKVVIYIPDKSLHEYDVYLKVAMDLRDDCQFYIVKGPLGESSISPEKKAKIIFSPSKSKVGANDEEYIGVYQSYDELSAWSTNRCIPLVREITFENAEELTEEGLPFLILFHHPDDTDSPKAFTNAVQSQLLDDRTLVNFLIADGMKFAHPLHHLGKTQKDLPLVAIDSFRHMYLFPNYEDINVPGKLKEFVLDLFSGKLHREFHYGPDPVSENIISTKPPESTFRKLAPSRNRYTLLKDEL
- the LOC107438906 gene encoding endoplasmic reticulum resident protein 44 isoform X1 yields the protein MIPSILIVLLQSIIPVLFMTHGADAKAVSLTEDNFDQYVKNHELVFLNFYADWCRFSQMLGPIFDEAAEQIAKDYDVKKVLFGKVDSVSESNLAQRFKISKYPTLKLLRNGKLMKREYRGQRSLEALVEHIRDLMKDPVKELETVEDIQNVDANKRKVVIYIPDKSLHEYDVYLKVAMDLRDDCQFYIVKGPLGESSISPEKKAKIIFSPSKSKVGANDEEYIGVYQSYDELSAWSTNRCIPLVREITFENAEELTEEGLPFLILFHHPDDTDSPKAFTNAVQSQLLDDRTLVNFLIADGMKFAHPLHHLGKTQKDLPLVAIDSFRHMYLFPNYEDINVPGKLKEFVLDLFSGKLHREFHYGPDPVSEMQELIDAGVALLQNIISTKPPESTFRKLAPSRNRYTLLKDEL